The proteins below are encoded in one region of Amycolatopsis acidiphila:
- a CDS encoding ATP-dependent DNA helicase — translation MPSPTDLPGVNELLTHAVEALGGAERPGQVQMAEAVGRALRTGEHLAVQAGTGTGKSLAYLVPALRHAVVKDTTVVVSTATIALQRQLVDRDLPRLAKALKKPLGREPTFAILKGRRNYLCLHRLDSGAPEEPEDPGLFDPFAVSRMGKEVQRLREWASDTETGDRDELVPGVTEQAWRQVSVTAKECLGVARCPIGTDCFAEQARAEAGRADVVVTNHALLAIDALQGYQVLPEHELVIVDEAHELVDRVTSVATGELTSSAVAIAVRRCGKLIDADIADRLQEAGEGLAMILEDLSPGRLDTLPKPLAGAVTAVRDGAHACITALGSERKEDVDEATARKLARSQLEEVHDTAVRLLEAFDEDTAHQRDVVWLSADRYGMSNRPPSLHVAPLSVAGLLRERVFGETTTVLTSATLTLGGAFDTLARQWGLPPSQAKVEKAPGTATDKAPPKDDDELKWTGLDVGSPFDHRRNGILYVAKHLPPPGRDGLQPSTLDEIAELIDAAGGRALGLFSSMRAAKQATEELRDRVRHPILCQGEDSTSLLVRKFAEDTRTCLFGTLSLWQGVDVPGPSLQLVIVDRIPFPRPDDPVSSARQRAVEARGGNGFLTVAATHAALLLAQGTGRLHRSVADKGVVAVLDSRLATARYGNFLKASLPPFWPTTDPEVARAALRRLDAAAPA, via the coding sequence GTGCCGTCCCCCACTGATCTCCCCGGTGTCAACGAGCTCCTCACGCACGCGGTGGAGGCGCTCGGCGGCGCGGAGCGCCCCGGGCAGGTCCAGATGGCCGAAGCCGTCGGGCGGGCGCTGCGCACCGGCGAGCACCTCGCCGTGCAGGCCGGCACCGGCACCGGCAAGTCGCTGGCGTACCTGGTGCCCGCCCTCCGGCACGCGGTCGTCAAGGACACCACGGTCGTCGTCTCGACGGCGACCATCGCGCTGCAGCGCCAGCTGGTCGACCGGGACCTGCCCAGGCTCGCGAAGGCGCTGAAGAAGCCGCTGGGCCGCGAGCCCACCTTCGCGATCCTCAAGGGCCGAAGGAACTACCTGTGCCTGCACCGCCTGGACTCCGGCGCCCCGGAGGAGCCCGAGGACCCGGGCCTGTTCGACCCGTTCGCGGTTTCCCGCATGGGCAAGGAGGTCCAGCGGCTGCGCGAATGGGCGTCGGACACCGAGACCGGTGACCGGGACGAGCTGGTGCCCGGTGTGACGGAGCAGGCGTGGCGGCAGGTTTCCGTCACCGCCAAGGAATGTCTGGGTGTCGCCCGCTGCCCGATCGGCACCGACTGCTTCGCGGAGCAGGCCAGGGCCGAGGCGGGGCGGGCCGACGTCGTGGTCACCAACCACGCGCTGCTCGCGATCGACGCGCTGCAGGGCTACCAGGTGCTCCCGGAGCACGAGCTGGTGATCGTCGACGAGGCGCACGAGCTGGTCGACAGGGTGACCTCCGTGGCCACCGGCGAGCTGACCTCGTCCGCGGTGGCCATCGCGGTGCGCCGCTGCGGCAAGCTGATCGACGCCGACATCGCGGACCGGTTGCAGGAAGCCGGTGAGGGCCTCGCGATGATCCTCGAAGACCTCTCGCCCGGCCGGCTGGACACGCTGCCGAAGCCGCTCGCGGGCGCCGTGACGGCGGTCCGCGACGGCGCGCACGCCTGCATCACCGCGCTCGGGTCCGAGCGCAAGGAGGACGTCGACGAGGCGACGGCGCGCAAGCTGGCCCGCTCCCAGCTGGAAGAGGTGCACGACACCGCGGTCCGGCTGCTGGAGGCGTTCGACGAGGACACGGCCCATCAGCGCGACGTGGTCTGGCTCTCGGCCGACCGCTACGGCATGAGCAACCGCCCGCCCTCGCTGCACGTCGCTCCCCTGTCAGTCGCGGGCCTGTTGCGGGAGCGCGTCTTCGGCGAGACCACGACCGTCCTGACGTCGGCGACGCTGACCCTCGGCGGCGCGTTCGACACCCTCGCGCGCCAGTGGGGCCTGCCGCCGTCGCAGGCGAAGGTGGAAAAGGCGCCCGGCACGGCGACGGACAAGGCCCCGCCCAAGGACGACGACGAGCTGAAGTGGACCGGTCTGGACGTCGGCTCGCCGTTCGACCACCGGCGCAACGGGATCCTCTACGTCGCCAAGCACCTGCCCCCGCCCGGCCGGGACGGGCTCCAACCGTCCACATTGGACGAGATCGCGGAGCTGATCGACGCCGCGGGCGGCCGGGCGCTGGGGTTGTTCTCGTCGATGCGCGCGGCCAAGCAGGCGACCGAAGAGCTACGCGACCGGGTGCGGCATCCGATCCTGTGCCAGGGCGAGGACAGCACCTCGCTGCTGGTGCGCAAGTTCGCCGAGGACACCCGGACCTGCCTGTTCGGCACGTTGTCGCTGTGGCAGGGCGTGGACGTGCCGGGGCCGTCGCTGCAACTGGTGATCGTCGACCGGATCCCGTTCCCCCGCCCGGACGACCCGGTGTCCTCGGCGCGGCAGCGGGCGGTCGAAGCCCGTGGCGGTAACGGTTTTCTCACGGTGGCGGCCACGCACGCGGCGCTGCTGCTCGCGCAGGGCACCGGACGGCTGCACCGGTCGGTCGCGGACAAGGGTGTCGTGGCGGTGCTGGACTCGCGCCTGGCCACGGCGCGCTACGGGAACTTCCTGAAGGCCTCGCTGCCGCCGTTCTGGCCGACGACAGACCCGGAGGTGGCGCGGGCGGCGCTGCGCAGGCTGGACGCCGCCGCCCCCGCCTGA
- a CDS encoding biotin transporter BioY translates to MSSLPIARRAVLADLVPGALARDIALVAAGAGLTGLAAQVAVPIPGSPVPLTGQTFAALLVGAALGWRRGAASMVLYLLAGAAGVPWFQDGSAGLSGASAGYIVGFVFAGTLVGALAGRGGDRTPLRTAGTMVLGNLVIYAFGVPWLMAAASLDLGTALQKGVEPFLAGDAIKIVLAAGLLPAAWALTGKRAAR, encoded by the coding sequence GTGTCTTCCCTGCCCATCGCCCGCCGGGCCGTCCTCGCCGACCTGGTGCCCGGCGCCCTCGCCCGCGACATCGCGCTCGTCGCCGCCGGCGCGGGCCTGACCGGGCTCGCCGCGCAGGTCGCGGTGCCCATACCGGGCAGCCCGGTGCCGCTGACCGGCCAGACCTTCGCCGCCCTGCTCGTCGGCGCGGCGCTCGGCTGGCGGCGCGGCGCCGCGTCGATGGTGCTCTACCTGCTCGCGGGCGCGGCCGGGGTGCCGTGGTTCCAGGACGGCAGCGCGGGCCTGTCCGGCGCGAGCGCCGGCTACATCGTCGGGTTCGTGTTCGCCGGCACCCTGGTGGGCGCGCTCGCCGGGCGTGGGGGCGACCGCACGCCGCTGCGCACCGCGGGCACGATGGTGCTGGGCAACCTGGTGATCTACGCGTTCGGCGTGCCGTGGCTGATGGCCGCGGCTTCGCTGGACCTGGGCACCGCGCTGCAGAAGGGGGTCGAGCCGTTCCTGGCCGGTGACGCGATCAAGATCGTGCTGGCCGCCGGCCTCCTGCCCGCGGCCTGGGCGCTGACCGGAAAGCGCGCGGCGCGCTGA
- a CDS encoding bifunctional 4-hydroxy-2-oxoglutarate aldolase/2-dehydro-3-deoxy-phosphogluconate aldolase gives MRATLKKHNIRFRERLAASKVIAILRAEDTEYFADVAQVLYDSGIRVIEAALTTPGALDAIAQMQVELGPDTMVGAGSVRTVSDVDNCASAGVDFLVTPTFSADVLDRAQQYSLPVVCGALTPTEIDAAWRRGAAVVKVFPIGPVGGVEYLRAVRAPLPEIPLVPTGGVALPEVEAYLGAGAFAVAAASPLIGDAVCGRRLDELARRASDLASLAGKFV, from the coding sequence ATGCGCGCGACGCTGAAGAAGCACAACATCCGCTTCCGCGAGCGGCTCGCGGCGAGCAAGGTGATCGCGATCCTGCGCGCGGAGGACACCGAGTACTTCGCCGATGTCGCGCAGGTGCTCTACGACTCCGGGATCCGGGTGATCGAGGCGGCGCTGACGACGCCGGGCGCGCTCGACGCCATCGCGCAGATGCAGGTCGAGCTCGGGCCGGACACGATGGTCGGCGCGGGCAGCGTCCGCACGGTGTCCGATGTGGACAACTGCGCGTCGGCGGGGGTGGACTTCCTGGTCACGCCGACGTTCTCGGCCGACGTGCTGGACCGGGCGCAGCAGTACAGCCTGCCGGTGGTGTGCGGCGCCCTGACACCGACCGAGATCGACGCCGCGTGGCGGCGCGGTGCCGCGGTGGTGAAGGTGTTCCCGATCGGGCCGGTGGGCGGGGTGGAGTACCTGCGGGCCGTGCGCGCGCCGCTGCCCGAGATCCCGCTGGTGCCGACCGGTGGCGTCGCGCTGCCCGAGGTCGAGGCGTACCTGGGCGCGGGCGCGTTCGCGGTGGCCGCCGCGTCCCCGCTGATCGGCGACGCCGTCTGCGGCCGCCGGCTCGACGAGCTCGCCCGGCGCGCGTCCGACCTGGCCTCGCTGGCGGGCAAGTTCGTCTAG
- a CDS encoding peptidyl-tRNA hydrolase: MNVLEPLAARYAYWLGLPAEEAALPEASPEEVRAMPVILHLEKSTPPQRTPLLEAAATAALAVCLDERAQPGGEWYEPVREWVSGHIRKVSRRARGIHWQVAQEFPGVRVAVGGAEVRALVPGRVVDVPKEIARLQISGSDLPPDEPPPAQPDLPLLLLNPEVSMTVGKAAAQVGHGTMILASLLEPAELAAWGERGYACAVRTPSVSQWKQLHPGDDPAGAWRSRRVVAVRDAGFTEVEPGTVTVLAQYR, from the coding sequence GTGAACGTCCTCGAACCGCTCGCGGCGCGCTACGCCTACTGGCTCGGACTGCCCGCCGAGGAGGCCGCCCTGCCAGAGGCCTCGCCCGAAGAGGTCCGCGCGATGCCGGTCATCCTGCACCTGGAGAAGTCCACCCCGCCGCAGCGCACGCCGCTGCTGGAGGCGGCGGCGACCGCGGCGCTGGCGGTCTGCCTGGACGAGCGCGCGCAGCCGGGCGGCGAATGGTACGAACCGGTGCGCGAGTGGGTCTCCGGCCACATCCGCAAGGTGTCGCGCCGGGCCCGTGGCATCCATTGGCAGGTGGCGCAGGAGTTTCCGGGCGTGCGGGTGGCCGTCGGCGGCGCCGAGGTGCGGGCCCTCGTGCCCGGCCGGGTCGTCGACGTGCCGAAGGAGATCGCGCGGCTGCAGATCTCCGGCAGCGACCTGCCGCCCGACGAGCCGCCCCCGGCACAGCCGGACCTGCCGTTGCTGCTGCTGAACCCCGAGGTCTCGATGACCGTCGGCAAGGCGGCCGCACAGGTCGGGCACGGCACGATGATCCTGGCCTCGCTGCTGGAGCCCGCCGAACTCGCCGCCTGGGGCGAACGCGGCTACGCCTGCGCGGTCCGGACGCCGAGCGTCTCGCAGTGGAAGCAGCTCCACCCCGGCGACGACCCGGCAGGGGCCTGGCGTTCCCGGCGCGTGGTCGCCGTGCGGGACGCGGGCTTCACCGAGGTCGAGCCGGGCACCGTGACGGTGCTCGCGCAGTACCGCTGA
- a CDS encoding OsmC family protein, with the protein MGLEVQRVGEHEFVGRNERGAEVRLGRKGAEGAFSPAELLQVAAAGCSAVTAENLITRRVGEDAKFRVDVTADRREGASELDAVHLKFDVDVSGLGQDEREALALAVDRAIDKLCTVSRTLKKGIPVTEELPI; encoded by the coding sequence ATGGGGCTCGAGGTGCAGCGGGTCGGCGAGCACGAGTTCGTCGGACGCAACGAGCGCGGTGCCGAGGTTCGGCTGGGCCGTAAGGGGGCCGAGGGCGCGTTTTCGCCCGCGGAGCTGCTGCAGGTCGCCGCGGCGGGCTGCTCGGCCGTCACCGCCGAGAACCTGATCACCCGCCGTGTCGGGGAGGACGCGAAGTTCCGGGTGGACGTCACGGCCGACCGGCGTGAAGGCGCTTCGGAGCTGGACGCCGTGCACCTCAAGTTCGACGTGGACGTCAGCGGGCTGGGTCAGGACGAGCGGGAAGCGCTTGCGCTCGCGGTCGACCGGGCCATCGACAAGCTCTGCACCGTGAGCCGGACCCTCAAGAAGGGCATTCCGGTGACCGAAGAGCTGCCGATCTGA